From Pseudomonadota bacterium, the proteins below share one genomic window:
- a CDS encoding UPF0175 family protein yields the protein MEKAATIAGLNRRDFILELAARKVDVFKLE from the coding sequence ATGGAGAAGGCCGCAACGATTGCTGGGCTCAACCGTCGGGACTTCATCCTGGAGTTGGCAGCTCGCAAGGTCGATGTCTTCAAGCTGGAGTGA